A stretch of Oryza brachyantha chromosome 4, ObraRS2, whole genome shotgun sequence DNA encodes these proteins:
- the LOC102718920 gene encoding chloride channel protein CLC-c-like, which translates to MDGHPSPRSHHQLPPAERDGSFGYDIESMDGGGSAWRGVATGRNGSSEALLQYDDEGDGGPRQPLLRKRTINTTSQIAIVGANVCPIESLDYEIVENDLFKQDWRSRKKKQIFQYIVLKWALVLLIGMSTGIVGFFNNLAVENIAGLKLLLTSDLMLKQRYFTAFLAYGGCNLVLAATASAICAYIAPAAAGSGIPEVKAYLNGVDAYSILAPSTLFVKIFGSILGVSAGFVLGKEGPMVHTGACIANLLGQGGSRKYHLTWNWLRYFKNDRDRRDLITCGSAAGVAAAFRAPVGGVLFALEEAASWWRSALLWRTFFTTAVVAVVLRALIEFCRSGKCGLFGKGGLIMFDLSSTIPTYTAQDVVAIVVLGIIGGVFGGLFNFLLDRILRAYSFINERGPPFKILLTMTISIITSACSYGLPWLAPCTPCPVDAVEECPTIGRSGNFKNFQCLPGHYNGLASLFFNTNDDAIRNLFSSGTEKEFHMSTLFVFFIAIYCLGLVTYGIAVPSGLFIPVILAGAAYGRIVGTLLGPISDLDPGLFALLGAASFLGGTMRMTVSVCVILLELTNDLHMLPLVMLVLLISKTIADCFNKGVYDQIVVMKGLPFMEAHAEPYMKHLVAGDVVSGPLISFSGVEKVGNIVHALRITGHNGFPVVDEPPVSEAPELVGLVLRSHLLVLLKGKTFMKEQAKTSGSFVLRRFGAFDFAKPGSGKGLKIEDLDFTDEELEMYVDLHPITNTSPYTVVETMSLAKAAVLFRALGLRHLLVVPKTPGRPPIVGILTRHDFMPEHILGLFPNLSKSH; encoded by the exons ATGGACGGCCACCCCTCGCCGCGTTCCCATCACCAGCTCCCTCCGGCGGAGCGGGACGGCAGCTTCGGCTACGACATCGAGAgcatggacggcggcggcagtgcgtGGCGGGGAGTCGCGACTGGGCGGAACGGGTCGTCGGAGGCGCTGCTACAgtacgacgacgagggcgacggcggcccgCGCCAGCCGCTGCTGCGGAAGCGAACCATCAACACCACTTCCCAGATCGCTATAGTCGGCGCCAACGTCTGCCCTATCGAAAGCCTCGACTACGA AATTGTGGAAAATGACCTTTTCAAGCAAGATTGGCGATCGAGAAAGAAGAAGCAGATATTTCAGTATATTGTTCTTAAATGGGCCTTAGTTCTGCTTATTGGCATGTCGACTGGAATTGTTGGCTTCTTTAACAACCTTGCAGTCGAAAATATTGCAGGACTCAAACTATTGCTCACGAGTGATCTCATGCTCAAGCAGAG GTACTTCACAGCATTTTTGGCATATGGCGGTTGTAATCTAGTCTTGGCAGCTACTGCCTCAGCAATCTGTGCTTACATAGCACCCGCTGCTGCTGGATCTGGTATTCCTGAAGTTAAAGCATATCTTAATGGAGTTGATGCTTATTCTATATTAGCTCCCAGTACATTATTTGTGAAG ATATTTGGATCTATACTTGGAGTCTCAGCTGGATTTGTACTTGGAAAGGAAGGCCCCATGGTACATACAGGAGCATGCATAGCGAACTTGCTTGGTCAGGGGGGTTCACGCAAATACCATCTTACATGGAATTGGCTGAGATATTTTAAGAACGACAGGGATAGGCGAGATTTGATTACTTGTGGATCAGCAGCTGGAGTGGCAGCAGCATTCCGTGCACCAGTTGGTGGCGTGCTCTTTGCTCTTGAGGAAGCAGCATCATG GTGGCGAAGTGCTCTTCTATGGAGAACATTCTTTACAACTGCTGTTGTTGCTGTTGTGTTGAGGGCTCTGATTGAGTTCTGTCGTAGTGGAAAATGTGGTCTCTTTGGGAAAGGAGGGTTGATTATGTTTGATCTAAGCTCAACTATCCCGACATACACTGCCCAAGATGTTGTGGCAATAGTTGTCCTTGGAATAATTGGTGGTGTCTTTGGAGGCCTTTTCAATTTTCTCCTGGATAGGATTCTCCGCGCCTACAGTTTTATTAATGA GAGAGGTCCTCCATTCAAGATTCTTCTCACCATGacaatatcaattattaccTCAGCATGCTCCTATGGGCTCCCATGGCTTGCTCCGTGCACGCCGTGTCCTGTTGATGCTGTAGAGGAATGCCCCACCATTGGCCGCTCTGGAAATTTTAAGAACTTTCAGTGCCTGCCGGGTCATTACAATGGTCTTGCATCACTCTTCTTCAACACAAACGATGATGCTATCCGCAATCTGTTCAGCAGTGGCACTGAGAAAGAGTTCCACATGTCCActctttttgttttcttcattgCTATCTACTGCCTTGGCCTCGTGACTTATGGTATCGCCGTTCCATCTGGTCTTTTCATCCCAGTTATACTTGCTGGGGCTGCGTATGGCCGCATAGTGGGGACACTTCTTGGTCCCATATCTGATCTTGACCCTGGCCTCTTTGCACTACTTGGTGCGGCTTCTTTCCTCGGTGGAACAATGAGAATGACCGTATCAGTGTGTGTGATCCTTCTGGAGCTCACAAATGACCTCCATATGCTCCCTTTGGTCATGCTCGTCCTCTTGATATCGAAGACCATAGCCGATTGCTTCAACAAAGGGGTCTATGATCAGATTGTAGTGATGAAAGGTTTGCCATTCATGGAGGCACATGCTGAACCGTACATGAAGCACTTGGTTGCTGGTGACGTTGTGTCGGGGCCACTTATCTCCTTTTCTGGCGTTGAGAAGGTGGGGAACATTGTTCATGCGCTGAGAATCACGGGCCACAATGGGTTCCCAGTGGTTGATGAGCCACCTGTATCAGAAGCTCCAGAGCTGGTTGGGTTGGTGCTTAGGTCCCATCTGCTGGTTCTACTGAAAGGCAAGACATTCATGAAAGAACAGGCGAAAACCAGCGGTAGCTTCGTGCTGCGAAGATTTGGTGCCTTCGACTTCGCCAAGCCCGGTTCGGGAAAGGGTCTCAAGATCGAAGACCTGGATTTCACCGATGAGGAACTCGAAATGTATGTCGATCTCCATCCAATTACGAACACCTCACCCTACACGGTGGTTGAAACAATGTCACTTGCAAAGGCCGCAGTGCTCTTCAGGGCACTAGGATTAAGACACCTACTGGTAGTGCCAAAGACCCCAGGG AGGCCCCCAATTGTTGGGATTCTCACAAGGCACGATTTCATGCCGGAGCATATTCTTGGGCTGTTCCCAAATCTCAGCAAGTCACACTAA